In one Amaranthus tricolor cultivar Red isolate AtriRed21 chromosome 8, ASM2621246v1, whole genome shotgun sequence genomic region, the following are encoded:
- the LOC130820522 gene encoding zinc finger CCCH domain-containing protein 55-like isoform X1, with protein MSDSCKRRDSKWDLRESEALPENIYYRAQPRKHRESFSPGRVFRRHNSRSKESATMLDREGDYPRISTELDEWRPRHSTRSPRKGWGRSHRISKSRSRSRSRSRNRSRSRSPLRTFRQEPTVTDRNRGRSGASAHICRDFAAGRCRRGNNCHFLHQDSELYDSRRHLDDREGGRRRTGTSKYSPDDNKGHAIRTEKFAHICNDFLKGRCRRGESCRFVHRETAVEVFEKGPVEDVYKNKDPDHRSRELYSDHNQRSRDSYPDHGHRSRDPSPDRNHEYEPPRKGETPCKFFASGNCQHGTRCRFSHQVKDSFSSERSRDDRRDLDRDVSHGWDGPRWNDATISTAPVVQGWEEDKNENQVRIQGGGRDPDHKYEGDRIWDGPTWTDATTVPIFATVHGWGEDKNEVTEVANDITRTRPGDNSWSHDILTVKSTWDTPASLDKSQNLDNEEPLQWKAENNVPAMVLSTSRGGKKLSGDVEISARDIKQQGVNSSTSEMPCISNITFPAVQQDSAVEASCEKHYPADFQEQKVFIDSFGEKNPSHKDNKPGLYSGEMKDVGDHDGPGIIADQPINAPQGQCIFQPDKSANIHPISHINPFQGQSQLPVLSHPAGGEIMKVSHNLPSFRDNKDADKSSVVSLAPPAFAPTSATAHSEVSQQQLEQLSNLTASLIQLLENRKQLSQLPSAVTNLPNSAAPVPPVSGVMIQLNHVPEAVKQYHPVCNSIEPKMSNMGNQLLPSVEQKSSDNELHPHANYEIHHGNGNLNQKEHLASTKGEENGTESLVGGNKAPENGPSKDVGADDGAHDKKMKESKEIRPFKFALVEFVKELLKPSWKDGQVSKDVYKIIVKKAVDKVMETLGPQVPQTKDKIDLYLSCSKQRIDKLVQAYVGKHQKS; from the exons ATGAGTGATAGTTGCAAGAGACGGGATTCAAAGTGGGATCTTAGAGAGTCAGAAGCCTTACCTGAAAACATTTATTATAGGGCTCAGCCACGGAAG CACCGTGAGTCCTTTTCACCTGGTAGAGTTTTTCGTAGACATAATAGTCGCAGCAAAGAAAGTGCTACGATGTTGGATCGAGAAGGAGACTACCCAAGAATATCAACAGAACTAGATGAATGGAGACCTCGGCATTCAACTCGATCTCCAAGGAAGGGTTGGGGCCGGTCACACAG GATTAGTAAGAGCAGGAGCAGGAGCCGGAGCCGGAGCCGAAACAGAAGCCGAAGCAGAAGCCCACTTCGTACCTTTAGACAGGAACCTACTGTAACTGATAGGAATAGAGGCAGATCTGGAGCTTCAGCACACATTTGTAGGGATTTTGCTGCGGGGAGATGCAGGAGAGGGAATAATTGTCATTTTCTTCACCAAGATAGCGAACTGTATGACAGTAGGCGACATCTAGATGACCGGGAAGGTGGACGTCGAAGGACCGGAACTTCCAAATATTCTCCTGATGATAACAAGGGTCATGCCATAAGGACTGAAAAATTTGCACACATCTGTAATGATTTTCTGAAGGGTAGGTGTAGAAGAGGAGAATCATGCAGATTTGTACATCGTGAGACTGCTGTTGAAGTGTTTGAGAAAGGACCAGTTGAAGATGTCTACAAGAACAAGGATCCTGACCACCGCAGTAGAGAGTTGTATTCTGATCATAACCAGAGAAGTAGGGATTCCTATCCTGATCATGGCCATAGAAGTAGGGACCCCTCTCCTGATCGGAATCATGAATATGAACCTCCTAGGAAAGGTGAAACTCCCTGCAAGTTTTTTGCTTCTGGAAATTGTCAACATGGAACTCGTTGCAGATTTTCTCATCAGGTGAAGGATTCTTTTAGTTCAGAAAGGTCGCGAGATGATAGGCGTGATCTGGACCGTGACGTTAGTCATGGTTGGGATGGTCCAAGATGGAATGATGCAACTATCTCAACTGCTCCAGTAGTGCAAGGATGGGAAGAAGACAAAAATGAGAATCAAGTGAGAATCCAAGGTGGTGGGAGGGATCCAGATCATAAATATGAGGGCGACCGAATATGGGATGGTCCAACATGGACTGATGCTACTACAGTCCCCATTTTTGCTACAGTGCATGGTTGGGGAGAGGATAAAAATGAGGTTACAGAAGTGGCTAATGATATTACTAGAACAAGACCTGGGGACAATTCCTGGAGCCATGATATTCTTACGGTAAAATCAACATGGGATACACCAGCTAGTTTAGACAAATCTCAGAACTTAGACAACGAGGAGCCTCTTCAATGGAAGGCGGAAAATAATGTCCCTGCCATGGTTCTTTCTACATCAAGAGGTGGAAAAAAATTATCTGGTGACGTGGAGATTTCTGCTAGAGATATCAAACAGCAGGGTGTCAATTCATCAACTTCTGAAATGCCATGTATCTCCAACATTACTTTTCCTGCTGTTCAACAAGACTCTGCTGTAGAAGCTTCATGTGAGAAGCATTACCCAGCTGACTTCCAGGAACAGAAAGTCTTTATCGATTCTTTTGGAGAGAAGAATCCCAGTCATAAGGACAACAAACCTGGGTTGTATTCTGGGGAAATGAAAGATGTTGGAGATCATGATGGCCCAGGTATCATCGCGGATCAACCCATAAATGCTCCACAAGGGCAATGTATTTTCCAGCCTGATAAGAGTGCCAATATTCACCCTATCTCACATATAAATCCTTTTCAAGGACAAAGCCAACTGCCAGTCCTTTCACATCCTGCTGGAGGAGAGATAATGAAAGTGTCACATAATTTACCATCTTTTCGAGATAACAAAGATGCTGACAAATCTAGTGTAGTCAGTTTAGCGCCACCTGCATTTGCTCCGACATCTGCTACTGCCCATAGCGAAGTAAGCCAACAGCAACTGGAACAACTCTCTAATCTCACTGCTTCTCTGATCCAGCTACTTGAAAATAGGAAACAGCTTTCACAGTTGCCTTCTGCTGTGACTAACCTTCCTAACTCAGCTGCACCTGTTCCTCCTGTTTCTGGTGTTATGATCCAGCTAAATCATGTTCCTGAAGCAGTAAAGCAATATCATCCTGTATGTAATAGCATTGAACCAAAGATGTCCAACATGGGTAATCAGCTGTTGCCAAGTGTTGAGCAGAAAAGCTCTGATAATGAACTGCACCCTCATGCTAACTATGAAATACATCATGGGAATGGGAATTTGAATCAGAAAGAGCATCTTGCATCAACCAAGGGCGAGGAAAATGGCACAGAATCACTTGTTGGGGGTAATAAGGCACCAGAAAATGGACCTTCTAAGGATGTGGGTGCAGATGATGGAGCTCATGATAAGAAAATGAAAGAGAGTAAGGAAATTCGTCCGTTCAAATTTGCTTTAGTGGAGTTTGTTAAGGAGCTTTTGAAACCCTCTTGGAAGGATGGACAAGTGAGCAAAGATGTCTACAAAATAATAGTTAAAAAGGCAGTCGACAAAGTTATGGAGACACTAGGGCCTCAGGTTCCTCAAACGAAAGATAAAATCGACCTGTATTTGTCATGTTCAAAGCAAAGAATTGATAAACTTGTACAG GCATATGTTGGGAAACACCAGAAGAGCTGA
- the LOC130820522 gene encoding zinc finger CCCH domain-containing protein 55-like isoform X2, producing the protein MLDREGDYPRISTELDEWRPRHSTRSPRKGWGRSHRISKSRSRSRSRSRNRSRSRSPLRTFRQEPTVTDRNRGRSGASAHICRDFAAGRCRRGNNCHFLHQDSELYDSRRHLDDREGGRRRTGTSKYSPDDNKGHAIRTEKFAHICNDFLKGRCRRGESCRFVHRETAVEVFEKGPVEDVYKNKDPDHRSRELYSDHNQRSRDSYPDHGHRSRDPSPDRNHEYEPPRKGETPCKFFASGNCQHGTRCRFSHQVKDSFSSERSRDDRRDLDRDVSHGWDGPRWNDATISTAPVVQGWEEDKNENQVRIQGGGRDPDHKYEGDRIWDGPTWTDATTVPIFATVHGWGEDKNEVTEVANDITRTRPGDNSWSHDILTVKSTWDTPASLDKSQNLDNEEPLQWKAENNVPAMVLSTSRGGKKLSGDVEISARDIKQQGVNSSTSEMPCISNITFPAVQQDSAVEASCEKHYPADFQEQKVFIDSFGEKNPSHKDNKPGLYSGEMKDVGDHDGPGIIADQPINAPQGQCIFQPDKSANIHPISHINPFQGQSQLPVLSHPAGGEIMKVSHNLPSFRDNKDADKSSVVSLAPPAFAPTSATAHSEVSQQQLEQLSNLTASLIQLLENRKQLSQLPSAVTNLPNSAAPVPPVSGVMIQLNHVPEAVKQYHPVCNSIEPKMSNMGNQLLPSVEQKSSDNELHPHANYEIHHGNGNLNQKEHLASTKGEENGTESLVGGNKAPENGPSKDVGADDGAHDKKMKESKEIRPFKFALVEFVKELLKPSWKDGQVSKDVYKIIVKKAVDKVMETLGPQVPQTKDKIDLYLSCSKQRIDKLVQAYVGKHQKS; encoded by the exons ATGTTGGATCGAGAAGGAGACTACCCAAGAATATCAACAGAACTAGATGAATGGAGACCTCGGCATTCAACTCGATCTCCAAGGAAGGGTTGGGGCCGGTCACACAG GATTAGTAAGAGCAGGAGCAGGAGCCGGAGCCGGAGCCGAAACAGAAGCCGAAGCAGAAGCCCACTTCGTACCTTTAGACAGGAACCTACTGTAACTGATAGGAATAGAGGCAGATCTGGAGCTTCAGCACACATTTGTAGGGATTTTGCTGCGGGGAGATGCAGGAGAGGGAATAATTGTCATTTTCTTCACCAAGATAGCGAACTGTATGACAGTAGGCGACATCTAGATGACCGGGAAGGTGGACGTCGAAGGACCGGAACTTCCAAATATTCTCCTGATGATAACAAGGGTCATGCCATAAGGACTGAAAAATTTGCACACATCTGTAATGATTTTCTGAAGGGTAGGTGTAGAAGAGGAGAATCATGCAGATTTGTACATCGTGAGACTGCTGTTGAAGTGTTTGAGAAAGGACCAGTTGAAGATGTCTACAAGAACAAGGATCCTGACCACCGCAGTAGAGAGTTGTATTCTGATCATAACCAGAGAAGTAGGGATTCCTATCCTGATCATGGCCATAGAAGTAGGGACCCCTCTCCTGATCGGAATCATGAATATGAACCTCCTAGGAAAGGTGAAACTCCCTGCAAGTTTTTTGCTTCTGGAAATTGTCAACATGGAACTCGTTGCAGATTTTCTCATCAGGTGAAGGATTCTTTTAGTTCAGAAAGGTCGCGAGATGATAGGCGTGATCTGGACCGTGACGTTAGTCATGGTTGGGATGGTCCAAGATGGAATGATGCAACTATCTCAACTGCTCCAGTAGTGCAAGGATGGGAAGAAGACAAAAATGAGAATCAAGTGAGAATCCAAGGTGGTGGGAGGGATCCAGATCATAAATATGAGGGCGACCGAATATGGGATGGTCCAACATGGACTGATGCTACTACAGTCCCCATTTTTGCTACAGTGCATGGTTGGGGAGAGGATAAAAATGAGGTTACAGAAGTGGCTAATGATATTACTAGAACAAGACCTGGGGACAATTCCTGGAGCCATGATATTCTTACGGTAAAATCAACATGGGATACACCAGCTAGTTTAGACAAATCTCAGAACTTAGACAACGAGGAGCCTCTTCAATGGAAGGCGGAAAATAATGTCCCTGCCATGGTTCTTTCTACATCAAGAGGTGGAAAAAAATTATCTGGTGACGTGGAGATTTCTGCTAGAGATATCAAACAGCAGGGTGTCAATTCATCAACTTCTGAAATGCCATGTATCTCCAACATTACTTTTCCTGCTGTTCAACAAGACTCTGCTGTAGAAGCTTCATGTGAGAAGCATTACCCAGCTGACTTCCAGGAACAGAAAGTCTTTATCGATTCTTTTGGAGAGAAGAATCCCAGTCATAAGGACAACAAACCTGGGTTGTATTCTGGGGAAATGAAAGATGTTGGAGATCATGATGGCCCAGGTATCATCGCGGATCAACCCATAAATGCTCCACAAGGGCAATGTATTTTCCAGCCTGATAAGAGTGCCAATATTCACCCTATCTCACATATAAATCCTTTTCAAGGACAAAGCCAACTGCCAGTCCTTTCACATCCTGCTGGAGGAGAGATAATGAAAGTGTCACATAATTTACCATCTTTTCGAGATAACAAAGATGCTGACAAATCTAGTGTAGTCAGTTTAGCGCCACCTGCATTTGCTCCGACATCTGCTACTGCCCATAGCGAAGTAAGCCAACAGCAACTGGAACAACTCTCTAATCTCACTGCTTCTCTGATCCAGCTACTTGAAAATAGGAAACAGCTTTCACAGTTGCCTTCTGCTGTGACTAACCTTCCTAACTCAGCTGCACCTGTTCCTCCTGTTTCTGGTGTTATGATCCAGCTAAATCATGTTCCTGAAGCAGTAAAGCAATATCATCCTGTATGTAATAGCATTGAACCAAAGATGTCCAACATGGGTAATCAGCTGTTGCCAAGTGTTGAGCAGAAAAGCTCTGATAATGAACTGCACCCTCATGCTAACTATGAAATACATCATGGGAATGGGAATTTGAATCAGAAAGAGCATCTTGCATCAACCAAGGGCGAGGAAAATGGCACAGAATCACTTGTTGGGGGTAATAAGGCACCAGAAAATGGACCTTCTAAGGATGTGGGTGCAGATGATGGAGCTCATGATAAGAAAATGAAAGAGAGTAAGGAAATTCGTCCGTTCAAATTTGCTTTAGTGGAGTTTGTTAAGGAGCTTTTGAAACCCTCTTGGAAGGATGGACAAGTGAGCAAAGATGTCTACAAAATAATAGTTAAAAAGGCAGTCGACAAAGTTATGGAGACACTAGGGCCTCAGGTTCCTCAAACGAAAGATAAAATCGACCTGTATTTGTCATGTTCAAAGCAAAGAATTGATAAACTTGTACAG GCATATGTTGGGAAACACCAGAAGAGCTGA